In Streptomyces pluripotens, the genomic window CGCCGGGAGGAGGGCGTCGCCGTTCCGGTCACCGCACTGTGCGAGCTGCTGGACCAGCGCGAGTCGCGCCGGGCGGTGCGCGAGGTGCTGCGTGCTCACGACCTGTACCACGCGAGCCGTCTGGGCTCCCGCTCCGCGCACCCGGACTGGGCCACCTTCCGGGCCGCCCTGCCCGGACACGTGCCGTCGGCCTCCGCGGTCGGCGTGGAGCTGCGGACGCGGCTGTACGGCCATCTCGCGCAGTTGCCACCGCCGTCCGGAGCCGGTGAGGTCGTCCACCTCGTGGAGGACGTGAAGGAGAGGGTGTGCGGCGAACGCCTGCACTCGCTGCTGGTCCGGAACGTACGGACCTGGCGTGAGGGCGCCGCGCTGCTGTACGGACTGCGCGCGCTGGAGCCCGGCGGCGGCGGGACGCTGGTCGACCTCGACGCCGTGCTGGTGTACGCGGCGATGGTGGCCCGCAGGGCTGCCGGGGGACGCGCCGGACGGGTGGACCGTGAACGGCTGCGGGCGTTTACTACCTGGATCAACGCGCAGGCCGCGGGGCACCGGAGCTGGGCGGTCGGCGAGGCCATTCGCGCGCTGCTGGACGGGGTCAGCGGCCCCACCGGCTGGCGCGAAGCGGCCGGTGGGGCCGCTGAGGCGCCCGCCGGGAGCGTCTGCGTGGAACCGACGAGGCTGGTGGGCGGGGCGTTCGCCGCCCGGACCGATGTCCTCGTCAAGGTCGGCGCGGAGACGTACGGCCGGCATCCCTGGAGCGTGCAGCTGATCTACGACGGCAAGGACGTCACCCCGGTGGACGCGGATGAGCGCGGTGTGCCCGCCGAGGAGTTGGCCCGGGTACTGCGGGAGCCGCTCGCCAGGGCGCTCAGCCAGGGCGATCACGGTGAGCATCTCGCCGCCGTAGAAGTGTTCCTGCCCCGCAGACTGTTCGACCTGCCCGTGGACGAGTGGCAGCTGCACCCCGGTCCGCCCGGCGGCAGCCCGGGTTCCGGTTCCGTTCCCGGCCGACACCCCGAAGCCCGGGAATCCGTGCGCGACGCCGATCGGGACGGGCGCGGTGCCGCCGGCACCGCCGTCGCCGTCGCCGATGACCTGGACGACGACTTTGAGGGCGACTTCGAGGACGACCTGGACGACGAGCGGGCCCTGCCGCTCGGGATGCGGCGGACGGTCGTCATCCGGGAGATCCGGCGCAACGGCCGTGAACCCTCCCCGGAGTGGCGGCGGCGGTGGAAGGGCGCGCTGCAAGGGCCGCTGGCGCACGGCACCCTGCACGGGCGGTCCCCCGCCGAGGGGCACCTGGCGGGGACCCGCGCCGGGGGCAGGTATCCGTTCTACGGCGTGCTGTCGGCGATGGGTGACGCGCGTGTGCCGGTCTACTGCGGTCCGGTCGGCCGCGGTGAGGGGTATGCGGCGATGAGGGACGCGCTGAGGTCGGGGCATCCGGTGGTGCTGTGGCGCCGCGACCGGCATGATCACGAGGAGTGCCGGGACTTCCACCGACAGGCAGCCGACCTGCTGGAGCTCGCCCGGCACGCCGACGGGCTGCACGGCCGGGTCCGTGAACTGCGCATCCGTCTCGCTGATCCCGCTACCGCCCGCGCCCATGGACTGCGCGGCAAGATCGCCGTGCTGATCGACCCGCCCGACCGGCCACCGTACGGGGCCGAGACGATGCGCCCGCCACCCGCCGCACCTGACGACTGACTCCGTCAGTTGCCCGCCGCTGCCGCCGAACCGATCGTCAACTCGCATGGTTCGTACGGTCGTTCGTCGGGCAGTCAGGTGGGCATCAGACGCCCCGAACCTCGGCGGACACGGTCGGCGGGCGGTAGCCTCGTACGTCGGACGGCCGGGCCCGCTGCATGATCACCAGAGCCGGGAGGAGCCCAAGGTGAACGACTGGCGGATCTACCGCGGAGTGGGCCAGCCGCACGACGGCATGCGACGGTTGCCGGCGCCGCCTCCCTGGCGCGACTTCGCGGCCTCTCGGCAGGACACGGAGGGCGGTCCGGAGGACCCCAGCAGCGCCCGCCGACTCGGCGTGCGCCGCCGTCTGGTGGAGAACTACGCGCCCCGGCCGGCCGAGGTGGACGCGGTCAACGCGGCCCTCTACCTGCGCCGGCCCCTGCTGGTGACCGGCAACCCGGGCACCGGCAAGTCGACCCTGGCGTACGCGATCGCCCATGAACTGGGACTGGGCAAGGTGCTGCGCTGGCCCATCGTCAGCCGCACCACGCTCCAGGACGGCCTGTACCGGTACGACGCCATAGGTCGGCTCCAGGACGTCCAGATCGAGCGTGCCCGGGGCGCTGACGGCACCGCCGCCGCACCCGCGATCGGCTCGTACATCCGGCTCGGACCGCTCGGCACCGCGCTGCTGCCCGCCGAGCAGCCCCGCGTCCTGCTGATCGACGAACTCGACAAGAGCGACCTCGACCTTCCCAACGACCTGCTGAACACCCTGGAGGAAGGTGAGTTCTCGATCCCCGAGTTGGAACGGCTCGCCGACCGCGAACCCGTGGTCGAAGTACTCACCCACGACGGCGACCGGGTGGCCGTGCACGGCGGGCGGATCGCGTGCGGCGCGTTCCCGGTGATCGTGCTGACGTCCAACGGCGAGCGCGACTTCGCGGCCCCGCTGCTGCGCCGCTGCGTCCAGCTTGAGCTGGACCCGCCCGGCGAGGAGCAGCTCACAGCCATGGTCGAGGCGCACCTCGGCAGGGACGGTGCCGCCGCGGGTGCCGACCTGATCCGCCGGTTCCTGGAGCGCGAACCCGGCGAGGTGGTCGCCGCCGACCAGCTCCTCAACGCCCTGTTCCTCACCCAGCACGACCCGCACGCGCAAGGACTCTCCCGGGAACGTATCGCGGAGATGCTCATGCAACCGCTCGACCGCACGAGGTGAGAGGCGGGTGCCGGGGATGCACCTGGACGAGCTGATCGGCAAGCTGCGCCAGGGAGGGCTGCAGCCGACGGCCGAGGACGTGGCAGACGCGCTCTGGCTGGCCCAGCGGCTCGACGACGCGGGCCTGCCCTGCGACGCTGCCGGGCCCTCCACGCGCGCTCCCTCGGGCCGCCCCGGCGAGCTGTCCTCCGGCGAACCTCCCTCCAGCGAGCCTCCCGACTCCCTGACGCCGCCCGGCACAGCGCCCCGGCACACGACCCCCGCCGGCGAGGCCTTCGTTCCCCTGCACACCCAGGGCCCCACCCCACGTCCGGCAGCCGCCTCCACTGCCGCCCCCGCCTCGTTCCCCGTCCGCGCGCCCGCCGCGGGTGCCCTGCCCGGACTGCTCGGGCTGGAAAAGGCGCTGCGCGCGCTCGGCCGCTACCGGACCGCTTCCGCACGCGACCGGGACGAGCAGCTCGATGAGGAGGCCACCGCCGACCGCGCCGCCGCCAGCGGCATCCTGCTCCCCGTCACCCGGCCCGGCCGACCCCGGCGGTGCGACGTTCAACTGCTCATGGACACCGGTCCCGCCATGGCCGTCTGGGGACGGCTGGTCGAGGAACTGCGCCAGGCCTGCCAGCAGTCCGGCGCGTTCGCCTCGGTGCGCGTCCACCGTCTGTACGCGGACGACTCCGGCGCCCCGGTGGTCGGGACGACCGCCGGTCCCGGCCGGCACACCCGGCTACGCCCGGCCGACGAGCTGCACGACCCCACCGGCCGCCGGATCACCTTCGTCATCAGCGACTGCGTCGGCCCGCTGTGGGAGAACGGCAGCGCAC contains:
- a CDS encoding AAA family ATPase, with the translated sequence MNDWRIYRGVGQPHDGMRRLPAPPPWRDFAASRQDTEGGPEDPSSARRLGVRRRLVENYAPRPAEVDAVNAALYLRRPLLVTGNPGTGKSTLAYAIAHELGLGKVLRWPIVSRTTLQDGLYRYDAIGRLQDVQIERARGADGTAAAPAIGSYIRLGPLGTALLPAEQPRVLLIDELDKSDLDLPNDLLNTLEEGEFSIPELERLADREPVVEVLTHDGDRVAVHGGRIACGAFPVIVLTSNGERDFAAPLLRRCVQLELDPPGEEQLTAMVEAHLGRDGAAAGADLIRRFLEREPGEVVAADQLLNALFLTQHDPHAQGLSRERIAEMLMQPLDRTR
- a CDS encoding trypsin-like peptidase domain-containing protein — its product is MVRPSLARIGATGDGYATDRDPYWGSGFFIAPGWLLTSAHVVGKGGAGACRGESAMSVTWQERTAADARQEPAVDPWRERTGTGTAVLVAPGPQDSRSLRDPWPFPDLALVRVSGADDVPCLWLGDREAGPRTPLGLYGWSVQTGELGLRNGTGELAGSDARALLLAGSQPVGGLSGGPVLDLRQGSVIGVIKGRRREEGVAVPVTALCELLDQRESRRAVREVLRAHDLYHASRLGSRSAHPDWATFRAALPGHVPSASAVGVELRTRLYGHLAQLPPPSGAGEVVHLVEDVKERVCGERLHSLLVRNVRTWREGAALLYGLRALEPGGGGTLVDLDAVLVYAAMVARRAAGGRAGRVDRERLRAFTTWINAQAAGHRSWAVGEAIRALLDGVSGPTGWREAAGGAAEAPAGSVCVEPTRLVGGAFAARTDVLVKVGAETYGRHPWSVQLIYDGKDVTPVDADERGVPAEELARVLREPLARALSQGDHGEHLAAVEVFLPRRLFDLPVDEWQLHPGPPGGSPGSGSVPGRHPEARESVRDADRDGRGAAGTAVAVADDLDDDFEGDFEDDLDDERALPLGMRRTVVIREIRRNGREPSPEWRRRWKGALQGPLAHGTLHGRSPAEGHLAGTRAGGRYPFYGVLSAMGDARVPVYCGPVGRGEGYAAMRDALRSGHPVVLWRRDRHDHEECRDFHRQAADLLELARHADGLHGRVRELRIRLADPATARAHGLRGKIAVLIDPPDRPPYGAETMRPPPAAPDD